The Carcharodon carcharias isolate sCarCar2 chromosome 2, sCarCar2.pri, whole genome shotgun sequence genomic sequence tatggccctAATTCCATTTTTCTGCCTGCTCCCCCCATAATCCTCGACTCCCCGGATATCAAAAGTCTAtctcactcagccttgaatatattcaatgacccatccTTCCCTGCTCTcagggtagaaaattccaaagattaatgaccctcagaagaaattcctcctcatctccatcttaaatgggagaccctttattttgaaactgtgccctctcattctagaCTCTCCCCaggaggggaaacattctctcaataTCTATCCTGTCAACCCCTCAGTCAGAatcttttcaatgagatcacctctcattcttcaaaactgtgataaatataggcccaattttctcaatctttcctcataagacagccccttcatcccaggaatcaacctagtggaCGTTCTCTGaagtgcctccaatgcaagtatattcctccttaaataaggagaccaaaaccgtatgcagtactctaggtgtggtctcatcagtgtgctgtgcaattgcagcaagacctccccacttttatactcgatcacttttgcaataaaggccaacattccatttgccctcaTAATTACTTGCTAgctctgcatactaactttttgtgatccatGTACGAGgattcctctgtactgcagcattctgcagtctctctccatttaaagaaTATTGTTTTTCTtctcttcccaccaaagtggacaacctcacattttccccacatgaAATTCCAACTGCcaaagttttgcccattcacttaaattTTCTTGATCCCTTTGCAAGCTCGTTGTCTCCTCCTCACAATTagctttcccacctagctttgtatcatcagcaggTTTGGCTAcaaaacactcactctgtcctttcatccaagtcattaatgtagagtgtaaatagttgaggccccagcactaatcacTTGGCATTCCAGTAATTACAGTTTGCAACCTGAAAAATCACCCATTTGTCCCAACTCCCTGTcaggctaatatattaccccactGCTTGTCACATACTCAAAAGAGGTCTAATAAATTTGTGAAACACAaaatttcctttcataaaactatgttgattctacttgattgtattatgattttctgaaTGTCCTGCTACAGttcccttaataatggattccagcattttcccaacgataGGTGTTATGATAACTGGCcaatagttttctgctttctaacTCCTTCCTTTTTttcaatagaggtgttacatttgtggttttccaatccactgggaccttcccaaaatcatccactatctctgcagtcacttcttttaTGATCCGaggatgcagaccatcaggtccGGGGGACATTTCAACCCTTAGTTTTCCTTGTACTTCTTTTTCTAATGGTAGTGACTGTTTTATGATCCTCCctgccttttgccccttgattttctactattcttgggatgaagaCATATTAAATACTTGTTCAaaatctctgtcatttccttatttcccattattaattccccagtcttatATTCTAatggaccaatgtttacttttgaTACTCTCTTCCTTTTGATATACCTGTACAAGCTTTTaagttctgtttttatatttcttctaCATATTCTAACTTCTACAGCTTTTTTTGTCAATCTTTGTCGATTTACAAAATTTTCCCAACCTTCCAGCCTACCACTCATCTTCACGACATTgtacaccttttctttcaatttgatccaatctataacttccttagttagccacagatggtgcatccttcacGTAGAGTCTTCCTTTCTCAAGGGAATtcctttgctgagagttatggaatatctccttaaatgtctgccactacatATCTTTAATCCACTGCAGCATACTCTGTCATCATAAACATAACAATTACAAGGGTAAGACACTAATTTCAGATGCAAGTTtctcatcctcaaactgaatgtgaaattctacatgttatgatcactcttgcctacagtatcctttactatgagatcattagtTTAtcttgtctcattacacattaccaggtctaaaatagcctgttccctgagTCGTTCCACAATTTATTCTCAAAAACTCTCAGAATATACTCTATAAACTCATCttcaaggctacctttgccaatttgattcgtccaatctatatgaagattaaaatcactcattatgattgcagtacctttcttacaagccctcattatttcttgatttaagTTTTGTCCTACAATGTAGCTACTGTTCGAGGACCCTatgaactactcccaccagtaacTTATTTTCCTTGCTATTTCCCAttcccacccaaactgattctacatcttgctttTACAAGCCAACaccatttctcactactgtactgatctcaccctttattaacagagctattctaccttcttttccttttttcctATCCTTCCAAAGTGTCAAAAAACCTTGAATACTCTTCAAATTATAGCTCAGATAGACAAGGATGGCATTATTCTTGATGTCTAGTAGGATCCCAAATTAAATGTTTGGATCTCTCTAACCTACTCACTACCCAAATCATAATTGCTAAATGTGCCAAGGACCAAGGAAAATATGAAAAGACACCAAGAATTGCAATTGTCACTATCTGAAATGGATCTGGTGCTGCTAAATTTTACTGGTACTTTTGTAacacaatttattttttaatgtgTATTTTAATTTAACATAGAATTTATATTGGCACAATGAGCTTGGCCAAAATATGTATGTCACCTCACACAAATGAAAAGTTACCAATGATTTATATTATATAAATAAATCCAGTGCTTGCCAGAAAAAAATTAAGTTATTGATATATTGATATCACAAGTCAAGGTCAAAGAATTTGGATCCAGTAAAATTAATAAGtaattcttttcccacctgtctATTTTGGTTTCTACAGTGACTGTAAATTGTGCCTCACTGTTGGGCAGGTATGTAGAAGGAATGATCTCATAATTCCCTGTTGGTAGAGTGCAAAGTTGAGTCATTTCCTGTGTGTAGCGATGAGGCACACAAGTCACCACAGGCTCGAGAAGCTGAGGGGATGCTTGATTCAAGTTTTTACCACTGTGTACCTGTGTGAAACAAGTAACATACCTGAAAGATCTACAAACAGTTAAGTTCAGAAACTAAGAAAGAAATGGTCTCTCAGAATAGGAACAGTAACAAGATTAATTCCTCCCTGGCTATGAAGAAACCTTCAACATGATGGGGATCAATGGTACACAATTCCATGTGGAAATAAATGAAATTTTTGGTAAATTATGCAATGTAGTACTGCTGCTAGTTGTTATTATGGGTTACTGggactgcagctgctgcattcaagtacaaatgaaataaaaatagtaGAACATTAGGTGTTACACCATTATTGCTCATCACTACACAGTAGGAAAATAACGCCAAGCCACTAACAGGGAAAACCATTATTATTTGTATACAACACAAAAATGCCAGTTTCACCCAGTTGCTCATAGCTTTGCCTCTATgttagaaagttgtgggttcaagctcctCCCTAGGACTTGAGAATATTTTTGAGGCTGCCAATCTTGTTATAGTGATGATAGACTTGATAACTCATCAAATCGCTTCAGAGGCAAGCACCGCTGAGTGAGAAAAGCTGCTTAGTTTGTCCAGGAGTTGCAGACCCTTCTGCAAGGTCTCAGTTAGAAAGGAACAAACTTAGAGACTAACACAAGTGTCATCTTAGCATTCCATGACGATCTTGGACAAGTGAGCAGTTTTGACAAAGGAGATTAGAGCCTGATAATGCTTGATGTGGTCCACGGAGATCTGGCGATGAACAGCTAAAGTAGCTGCGTGCCAAGTGGTTTCAAGTTTGAACCTCTCAGAGTGAGTTAAGATGGGGGCTGTTCCAATGGGAACAACCAGGATGAGAAAAAGCAAGAGTTTTACTAAGAACTAGTGCATCAAAGTTGGAAATGAGGGATTGATTGAGCAGGTAACATCTGAAGTATTGTACCCAATGACCTACATTGGAGGACCGCGATtcaatttaaaattctaatcttcaggttcaaatcctttcatggcctctcccttcctatctctgtaaactctctCAGTCTTGCAACTCTCAGAGAACTCTGTGGTTCTCCAAACTCTGGTCTCTTTTGCATCTTCCACTTCCCTTGCCCCATCATTATTTGCCATGTTTTCAACTGACTAAGGCCAGGAATTATCTCTCTAAACCTTTTGACCTTTCTCACATCTTTTAAGACAATTGCTAAAGCCTatctcattgaccaagcttttagtcatccttcCTAACATATCCTCCTTTAGCTTGGCATAATATTTTGTATGATTATTCttttatgaagtgctttgggagatCTTTCTAAATTAAGGTGCTGCATGAATGGGTGTTATTGTTGTTTATGAAGCCAGAAAATCAGTTGCTAAAGATAAACATAAAAACTCTCATATTGTTCAAAGTAGATGTTAGAAACTGCCAGAAGTTCATATTAAATGGGACAAATGGATCAGAATAAGATCAATATTCACCATATATACATGCAGCTTTTGCATTCAGTTATATTATAAAATCAGGGCATTGAGATTTATAAATAGGTATTCGTTATTCATTAAAAATGAGGGTTAGTATTAAGCAGAATTCACTGTAAAGATTATATTTAACTACAATAAAAATTTGGCAATATTGTAATGTATTGCCACACCACAATCAAGCCCAAAAGATAGCAATATAAATTTAAATCATTAACAATAATAAATTCAAATGATCAAACATGGTCTTAGAGATTATTTGACCTCAAAGTTCCACATTATTAAATCTCTTTGTGACATCACATAGACTTCATTACAATTTCCTGCTGAATTACAGAAATGTTTTCCAGATTTCTATTATCCAGCTTATATTCCTGTGGTTAGAAAGGCCACCAGTTAGCATTTCTAGTTGAACAGTTGGTTCActtcaaattcaacataaccaCTTTCAATCTAGGTCAATCAAAAGTGCTTTCAATTCGGATCCAAGGCCTTAATTCAGACCTGTTAGATTTCCAGTGTCATTCAACACATGGGATTACCTGATAAACATGAAATCCTATTGGCAGAAACTGTCCATCAAAATTTTCCTGGCAGAGTGTGATTCTAACATTCCCAGCACCAGTATCAGACAGGATTGAGAATGGCAAATGTGGATTAGTGTTGTATGTTGGGAAGTTCCTGCTTCCACCTGCACTCTTTCCATTGATCCATGAATCTGTGAACTGCATTATCTCCCACTCCCCTTCAGAATTCTCCTCAAACTGTGTAAGTGGATGAGCTGCTTTCACTACACTGAGGGCAGAAGAATATTTAATGAGTTACAGTTTTTGACACCATTATGAAGATTGTTTCATAATATTTGATGCAAAATATTATTAAAGGGGGAGGGGaagtaaaaaaatgttttaaattgcATTTCTTACACAGTCCACCATAGAACCGTTTGagcattctcttccccagcatAATGGTGGTTTGTTTGTCATAAATAGTGAGGGCTGATCAGATAGCATCTGGTTGTCATTCACTATATTAAATGAAGCTGTTATTGTGCTTGATTATTTTTGTATTCCTCAGCTCTAATAATATAAAACCAATCCTGAAAACCTATTTCTAAAGATAAATTAGATTCCTTATTTTTATGTATTTATGCCTCTAAAATTAGCAAAAAATAATTTCTCTACTTCACTTATTTCACATCTTCAAGTTTGGTTCTCTTTGTTCTTACCTCAATGAAATTTTAGATGTTGAAAAAGCACGTAGTAGAAAATGTCCATCTTCATCTTTCATGAATGTACTGGGGATGACAAGATAGTAGCCAGGTGTTAGATCACAGTGCAGTTTCACTTCCCTGTCATATGTATGGCATTCTGTTGAAATGGTTGGTGCTTTGGCAACAGTTTTCTGCAAATTAAATCGTTTCTTCTCCACCTAAAATTTTAGAAAAAGATGATAAATGGTTGGTTGAAAGACAAAAACAAACCGAATTATCCATTCCCTTTCTCAAAAAATATCAAAACCAAACCCTCCATGTTGGCATACCGTTAGTCTTAAGGTCATCTCCTAATTGGGACTGGATTTTGCTTCCTTCTGGTTTCATAAAGATTGAAAAATCTTTCTGCTTCATGTTTCTATTCGTAATAGTAAGTTCTACATGTAAACTTTCCAATTTACATCATTGCTACTTAGGGTCGTCTTAGATATTCTTTCAGTACAGTGGTGCTCGTCACTACCATCACAATGCGACAAATGACTGACAAAAAACAATGATTTTGATGTTATTATATATTACACTTAATTCCTGCTTAGCTGTTTGTTTTGAGCTATAAGTACCTTCCATACATGTAGTCCTATTGCTCGGTAACGTTTCTGATGGAGGATATCAGTGGTGAGCCATTCTTCATTATTTTGACAATGCACAGCAGCATTCTCTGACCAAAAAGCTTTGCCATTTTTGCTGCTGGAATCGTGTCTCATTTGTAAAATTGCGATAACGACTTCACCTGGATCCAGAATTCTCAGCCAAAATTTGGGGTTGCTACAAAAACTGCTGTTGTTACGGCAACCACCTGCAGATTGACCTTTGACCCATTCTCCTGAAAGTTGCCGTGCATGGCACAAACTTTTACCTAAACAAAGAAAGCAAAATTCAAGCTACAAACACTATCACTGTAACAAATAAAAAGAGCCTTCTAAGATTTTACCAGTCAAGTTTATCCTGACACAGACATACTTTGTTCAGCATACTGACCAGGCATCATTCACTGAGTACCACCGTGAACATTTATAAATAGCCTGGCAGTAGGTACACAGATAATAAATGCTGATATAAAATTTcaaaatatatacacatacataaaaGTTTGGTttccagaaaaaaaaacttatacAGAAAAACAGTAGAACtcaaaaaaagaacttgcattttataTTACAATTTCAATTTATGCTGTAATTTAACACAAAAAAAACCACTTCCTTAGCATCTCACAAATCATTTTACAACCAATGGGTTATTTCTGAGGTGCAGTCATTTCTGTAAGTAACCAGCAAGTGGAAGAacgaccagaaaatctgttttttgtCTTGTTGCTGGACAAAGGATTGTCAACAATCGTAGAATCTTACTCTAGCTGGGGAGTAGTATTGTCTCCCTGACCAGTATTTCTGCACAAATGAAATTGTGGCGGTCAGCCTGGACAATGGGCCCCACAATGGCTGTCGGCCAAGTCCAGTCCAGCCCTGCCAGCTGGTGAGTGACGGTAAAAGACGCAAGGTTAGTGGATTTTTCTACACCCG encodes the following:
- the capn10 gene encoding calpain-10 isoform X3, yielding MIDDRLPCIGHRLCFSRCRSEEVFWLPLLEKAYAKYLYVFQRLHGCYEQLWAGQVCEALVDVTGGLADRWSLKSYKQSNEKNARFCFSERSKFELMKDLNDKSFISCSVHGSAKGSSERAEFHAFSITDVKQISGLKGNYVSLLKIRNIWDRQCWNGSWQEGGDGWKKLDPAIATLLQSTAEEGEFWVEEHEFFRDFDEVTVGYPVNMEGHILSLLTGKSLCHARQLSGEWVKGQSAGGCRNNSSFCSNPKFWLRILDPGEVVIAILQMRHDSSSKNGKAFWSENAAVHCQNNEEWLTTDILHQKRYRAIGLHVWKVEKKRFNLQKTVAKAPTISTECHTYDREVKLHCDLTPGYYLVIPSTFMKDEDGHFLLRAFSTSKISLSVVKAAHPLTQFEENSEGEWEIMQFTDSWINGKSAGGSRNFPTYNTNPHLPFSILSDTGAGNVRITLCQENFDGQFLPIGFHVYQVHSGKNLNQASPQLLEPVVTCVPHRYTQEMTQLCTLPTGNYEIIPSTYLPNSEAQFTVTVETKIDRKPFQCQEILGQTVNEVSYTSVMQR